A section of the Streptomyces xinghaiensis S187 genome encodes:
- a CDS encoding FluC/FEX family fluoride channel — protein MSGTGPGAGGSPGGGGPAAAPGDRDGPGRPAPPSRPGDPGGKGAAPGSRSGAGNGAGAAGATPAGRAPRAVDPDIDLRVPEQRAEAAGRALWGILAVVSAGGALGACARYGLTLAWPAPRDAAPWAVLVANASGSALIGVLMTLVSERPGVSPHPLLRPFLGTGVLGGFTTFSTYAADVPELLVRGETVAALAYAGGTLAAALTAVGAAAVLTRKAVGLHGGAAAETGPGAETGAGNGTGTGVRAR, from the coding sequence ATGAGCGGAACGGGCCCGGGGGCGGGCGGTTCCCCCGGCGGGGGCGGTCCCGCCGCCGCACCGGGGGACCGGGACGGTCCGGGACGGCCGGCGCCTCCGTCCCGCCCGGGGGACCCGGGAGGCAAGGGCGCGGCCCCGGGATCCCGCAGCGGCGCGGGGAACGGCGCCGGTGCGGCCGGCGCCACGCCCGCGGGCCGGGCACCCCGGGCGGTCGACCCCGACATCGATCTGCGCGTACCGGAACAGCGGGCCGAGGCCGCCGGCCGTGCCCTGTGGGGCATCCTCGCCGTCGTCTCGGCGGGCGGTGCGCTCGGCGCCTGCGCCCGGTACGGGCTGACGCTCGCCTGGCCCGCGCCGCGCGACGCGGCCCCGTGGGCGGTCCTCGTGGCCAACGCGTCGGGCAGCGCGCTGATCGGCGTCCTGATGACGCTGGTGAGCGAGCGGCCGGGTGTCTCCCCGCATCCGCTGCTGCGCCCTTTCCTGGGCACCGGTGTGCTCGGCGGCTTCACCACCTTCTCGACGTACGCGGCCGATGTGCCGGAGCTGCTGGTGCGGGGCGAGACCGTGGCCGCCCTGGCCTACGCGGGGGGCACGCTCGCCGCCGCGCTGACCGCCGTTGGGGCGGCGGCCGTGCTGACCCGGAAGGCCGTGGGCCTCCACGGCGGTGCGGCGGCGGAAACGGGTCCCGGGGCGGAGACCGGGGCGGGGAACGGTACGGGAACGGGGGTGCGGGCCCGGTGA
- the crcB gene encoding fluoride efflux transporter CrcB — translation MNWLLVALGAAVGAPLRYLTDRAVQTRHGSVFPWGTVAVNVAGSLLLGLLTGALGAGTGSDQARLLLVTGLCGALTTYSTFSYETLRLAERGRAGLAAANIGLSLAGGLGAYVLGAGLTGGLGPG, via the coding sequence GTGAACTGGCTGCTGGTCGCCCTGGGCGCCGCCGTGGGCGCGCCCCTGCGCTATCTCACCGACCGCGCGGTCCAGACACGGCACGGCTCGGTGTTCCCCTGGGGCACGGTCGCCGTCAATGTGGCGGGCAGTCTGCTGCTCGGGCTGCTCACCGGCGCCCTTGGAGCCGGAACGGGCTCCGACCAGGCCCGGCTGCTGCTCGTGACAGGGCTGTGCGGGGCACTCACCACCTACTCGACGTTCTCGTACGAGACCCTGCGGCTGGCCGAGCGGGGGCGCGCCGGGCTCGCGGCGGCCAATATCGGCCTGTCGCTGGCGGGCGGGCTGGGGGCGTACGTCCTGGGCGCGGGGCTGACCGGAGGGCTCGGCCCGGGCTGA
- a CDS encoding metallophosphoesterase yields the protein MPFRGRSGGLPPKGPAVRPLGHTPHPYARALGMVSVVLIGAWLGLLVVGSVRTPVGPMDTKMALRPSVSGGTKINVSPLGALELDSHHAPLRLDVDVDQLNPERSQALVKHPERLAGLQEEIAGDVAAGTIDLGVRSVVAVVSGATLLGLAVYRRPRRALTAGGLALALLVTSGAAAYATWNPKSVLEPKFSGLLSSAPSVVGNARSIVSDFDIYQQELARLVTNVTQLYDATANLPTYQPDPTTMRVLHVSDIHLNPAAWHITESLVKQYDIDVIIDSGDTMDHGTTAENGFLDPISDLGAPYVWVRGNHDSAETQEYLEDLDNVHVLDDGKSISVSGLRIAGIGDPQFTPDRSVQPAGDDAERASGRRLAAAMNRQRAKGDPADIAVAHNPMAARETAGAVPLVLAGHTHNRKTHELDGGTRLMVQGSTGGDGLRAVEGDEPADVQASVLYLDRETRKLQAWDEITLGGLGLSTAEVSRRLPEENTPGGAESPSPSPSSPSAGPGSGTASPPARRTPSPSPTEAP from the coding sequence ATGCCCTTCCGGGGCCGGAGCGGCGGCCTTCCTCCGAAGGGTCCGGCGGTACGGCCGCTCGGCCACACACCGCATCCGTACGCCCGTGCCCTCGGAATGGTGTCCGTCGTGCTGATCGGCGCGTGGCTGGGCCTCCTGGTGGTCGGCAGCGTGCGGACCCCGGTGGGTCCCATGGACACCAAGATGGCGCTGCGCCCGTCGGTCTCGGGCGGTACGAAGATCAACGTGTCACCGCTCGGCGCACTCGAACTCGACAGCCACCACGCGCCCCTCCGCCTCGACGTGGATGTCGACCAGCTGAACCCCGAGCGTTCCCAGGCGCTGGTCAAGCATCCGGAGCGGCTCGCCGGACTGCAGGAGGAGATCGCCGGCGACGTGGCCGCCGGCACGATCGACCTGGGTGTGCGGTCGGTCGTCGCCGTGGTCTCCGGCGCCACGCTGCTCGGCCTGGCCGTCTACCGGCGCCCGCGGCGCGCGCTGACGGCGGGCGGTCTGGCGCTGGCGCTGCTGGTCACCTCCGGCGCCGCCGCGTACGCCACCTGGAATCCGAAGTCCGTCCTGGAGCCGAAGTTCTCCGGGCTGCTGAGCAGCGCGCCCAGTGTGGTGGGCAACGCCCGCAGCATCGTCAGCGACTTCGACATCTACCAGCAGGAGCTGGCCCGCCTCGTCACCAACGTCACCCAGCTCTACGACGCCACGGCGAACCTGCCGACGTACCAGCCGGACCCGACGACCATGCGCGTGCTGCACGTCTCGGACATCCATCTCAACCCGGCGGCCTGGCACATCACCGAGTCTCTGGTCAAGCAGTACGACATCGATGTGATCATCGATTCGGGCGACACCATGGACCACGGCACCACCGCCGAGAACGGCTTCCTCGACCCCATCAGCGACCTGGGCGCCCCCTATGTCTGGGTGCGCGGCAACCACGACTCGGCGGAGACACAGGAGTACCTGGAGGACCTGGACAACGTCCATGTCCTCGACGACGGCAAGTCCATCAGCGTCTCCGGTCTGCGGATCGCGGGCATCGGCGACCCGCAGTTCACCCCCGACCGCTCCGTGCAGCCGGCCGGGGACGACGCCGAGCGGGCCTCGGGGCGCAGGCTCGCCGCGGCGATGAACCGGCAGCGGGCCAAGGGCGACCCGGCCGACATCGCGGTGGCGCACAACCCGATGGCGGCCCGCGAGACGGCGGGGGCGGTCCCCCTGGTCCTGGCCGGGCACACCCACAACCGCAAGACCCATGAGCTGGACGGGGGGACGCGGCTGATGGTCCAGGGTTCGACCGGCGGCGACGGGCTCCGCGCGGTGGAGGGCGACGAACCCGCCGACGTCCAGGCCTCCGTGCTCTACCTGGACCGGGAGACCCGGAAGCTGCAGGCCTGGGACGAGATCACGCTCGGCGGGCTCGGCCTGTCGACGGCCGAGGTGAGCCGCAGGCTGCCGGAGGAGAACACTCCGGGCGGGGCGGAGTCACCCTCGCCCTCGCCCTCGTCGCCGTCCGCCGGACCGGGTTCCGGTACGGCCTCACCGCCCGCCCGCCGGACACCGTCACCCTCCCCCACGGAGGCGCCGTAA
- the repSA gene encoding replication initiator protein RepSA, with translation MAGAAAAVGTDPVTLADLLRVAADPDFDRWREQVRRTGGCSDPIHLQGSTVTRDARTGDVLYSYSTDAEPGGRLRVACGNRRASRCPSCAWTYAGDTFHLIRAGLLGDPGKGVAPTVRAHPKVFATLTAPSFGPVHNRPASGRCRCGAVHPEGAPELGTPLDAERYDYAHAVLWNNHASHLWRRFTIYLRREIAARAGLSQAALREVCRVSFSKVAEFQKRGAVHFHAIVRLDGPDGPGDTPPAWARVELLSGAIRAAARRVCVPVPAAGDFPARGLRWGDQVDVRPIGADDGQELTEQAVAAYVAKYATKAAETTGTVDRRIGEPAELAKLTDLPAHTRRLIEACADLDPAYPDRKLWAWAHMLGFRGHFSTKSRRFSTTLGALRRVRADYRARQERTARGLPDPDDLEGSTLVLAHWTYAGHGHTPGESWLAASIARDIRTNRETAREALAELDSTGEDRTWHAA, from the coding sequence GTGGCCGGTGCTGCCGCCGCCGTGGGCACTGACCCCGTGACCCTTGCCGACCTCCTGCGTGTCGCCGCTGATCCGGACTTCGACCGCTGGCGCGAGCAGGTCCGCCGCACCGGCGGCTGCTCGGACCCGATCCACCTGCAGGGCTCCACGGTCACCCGCGACGCGCGGACCGGGGACGTCCTGTACTCCTACAGCACCGATGCCGAGCCGGGTGGTCGGCTGCGGGTCGCGTGCGGCAACCGCCGGGCCTCGCGCTGTCCCTCCTGTGCCTGGACCTACGCCGGGGACACCTTCCACCTGATCCGCGCGGGCCTGCTCGGTGACCCGGGGAAGGGGGTCGCCCCCACGGTGCGGGCGCACCCGAAGGTGTTCGCCACCCTGACCGCCCCGTCCTTCGGCCCGGTCCACAACCGCCCCGCCTCCGGCCGCTGCCGCTGCGGAGCCGTCCATCCGGAGGGAGCTCCCGAACTCGGCACGCCGCTGGACGCGGAGCGCTACGACTACGCGCACGCCGTGCTGTGGAACAACCATGCTTCCCACCTGTGGCGGCGCTTCACGATCTACCTGCGCCGGGAGATCGCGGCCCGTGCCGGGCTCTCCCAGGCCGCACTGCGGGAGGTGTGCCGGGTCTCCTTCAGCAAGGTCGCCGAGTTCCAGAAACGCGGCGCGGTCCACTTCCACGCCATCGTGCGCCTCGACGGCCCCGACGGTCCCGGAGACACCCCGCCCGCCTGGGCCCGCGTCGAGCTGCTGTCCGGCGCGATCCGGGCTGCCGCCCGCCGGGTCTGCGTCCCGGTCCCGGCCGCCGGTGACTTCCCCGCCCGGGGCCTGCGCTGGGGCGATCAGGTGGACGTACGCCCCATTGGCGCCGACGACGGCCAGGAGCTGACCGAGCAGGCGGTGGCGGCCTACGTGGCCAAGTACGCCACCAAAGCGGCCGAGACCACCGGCACCGTGGACCGCCGCATCGGTGAGCCGGCCGAACTGGCCAAGCTGACCGACCTGCCCGCCCACACCCGCCGCCTGATCGAAGCCTGCGCCGACCTCGACCCGGCCTACCCGGACCGCAAGCTCTGGGCCTGGGCGCACATGCTCGGCTTCCGGGGCCACTTCTCCACCAAGTCCCGCCGCTTCTCCACCACCCTCGGCGCGCTCCGCCGCGTCCGCGCCGACTACCGCGCCCGGCAGGAACGCACCGCCCGCGGCCTGCCCGACCCGGACGACCTGGAGGGCTCCACGCTGGTCCTCGCGCACTGGACCTACGCCGGGCACGGCCACACCCCCGGCGAATCCTGGCTCGCCGCCTCCATCGCCCGGGACATCCGCACCAACCGCGAAACCGCCCGCGAAGCCCTGGCGGAACTCGACAGCACGGGGGAGGACCGGACATGGCACGCCGCCTGA
- a CDS encoding site-specific integrase yields the protein MLRKDRLYALYVLVLALGLRKGELLGLTWDAVDLDAGEPSVTQTLQRVKGELSVARPKTRYSERTIPLPPFAVDALLQRRKEQQDEREFCGSEWLDSGFVFTTSVGSPLDPRNLNRHWYATRRRAGLDGYRFHDLRHSFVSLLLDMQAPPHVVREIAGHSDLQVTLGVYAHASTAEKRRALEKLGTVLG from the coding sequence ATGCTGCGCAAGGACCGGCTGTACGCCCTCTACGTCCTGGTGCTCGCGCTCGGCCTCCGAAAGGGAGAGCTGCTGGGGCTCACCTGGGACGCGGTGGACCTGGACGCGGGCGAGCCGTCGGTGACCCAGACCCTGCAACGGGTGAAGGGCGAGCTGTCCGTGGCCCGGCCGAAGACCCGGTACTCCGAGCGGACTATCCCGCTGCCGCCCTTCGCCGTGGACGCGCTGCTCCAACGCCGCAAGGAGCAGCAGGATGAGCGCGAGTTCTGCGGCTCCGAATGGCTGGACTCGGGCTTCGTCTTCACCACGTCGGTCGGCTCGCCGCTCGACCCGCGGAACCTCAACCGGCACTGGTACGCCACGCGCCGGCGGGCCGGGCTGGACGGCTACCGCTTCCACGATCTGCGGCACTCGTTCGTCTCGCTGCTGCTCGACATGCAGGCACCGCCGCACGTCGTCCGGGAGATCGCCGGGCACAGCGACTTGCAGGTCACCCTTGGCGTGTACGCCCACGCCTCGACCGCCGAGAAGCGCCGGGCCCTGGAGAAGCTGGGCACCGTGCTCGGGTAG
- a CDS encoding metallopeptidase family protein codes for MLEMTREEFEELVAEALDRIPPELTRLMDNVAVFVEDEPPAEDPELLGIYEGTPLTERGEWYAGVLPDRITIYRGPTLRMCGSREEVVEETEVTVVHEIAHHFGIDDERLHALGYG; via the coding sequence GTGCTGGAGATGACGCGTGAGGAGTTCGAGGAACTGGTCGCCGAGGCGCTGGACCGCATCCCGCCCGAGCTGACGCGGCTCATGGACAACGTGGCGGTGTTCGTCGAGGACGAGCCGCCCGCCGAGGACCCGGAGCTCCTCGGCATCTACGAAGGGACTCCGCTCACGGAGCGGGGGGAGTGGTACGCGGGCGTGCTGCCGGACCGGATCACCATCTACCGGGGGCCGACGCTCCGGATGTGCGGGAGCCGGGAAGAGGTCGTCGAGGAGACCGAGGTCACGGTCGTCCACGAGATCGCCCACCACTTCGGCATCGACGACGAACGGCTGCACGCCCTGGGGTACGGATGA